Proteins encoded in a region of the Pieris brassicae chromosome 3, ilPieBrab1.1, whole genome shotgun sequence genome:
- the LOC123707698 gene encoding protein PF14_0175 — MWTTWLLLALAVTVQGRAVNISNTWVLPEEGFPVFYRYFRDRISWYEADAVCQFHHANLVTVDTTAQYDAVRAYLKELDISSAVWVGLIRSNPDGDFTWTDYRGLSGEGYWSSAPDSRTAPLCAAADPAADYRWDARACGGPSVASFICELPVPQWALGSEGCMLKALPALTVLYLPESAAVQLTTDCGLAGVRRVQCTGNVKREDLLKDLSCSEDVSTTLWNVHFTGNDMETTTGFVFDGDSETDENIMTDQQEVQQSTVKSSTTQTFNLVTQNVLAKQNQQNSMFDKVPDLNIIENNNIYNNLPTGPYKTDFSSTEYANKLEDERHMHHKLLHDELARLGNFESIFNQATDHFVPPLVMAKAKLSNDMNAMSFEEKLAQEHEDYEELSKHSNDMKLINKNNVATTQVPQHKTTHNFIINTQDLIHENKDKEITKKVVPKKYFSKQTKPLDVKRKSLPILNLKVSLDDEINITPTSSITTLNKTVITPKYDVQNKTDNDEKDETSIELTVIIREPSTNLKDIEYNLSNGTDMITKYSHEVLNSSVTYNDLSEHTVVITKPNSTIVGNVEIIQEINSLNDSIVESITSTTDTTHHSYEVFSTSKPYTNDFNHAVVQTTKIDIVSGESMHVVKSKHSQIFDLEKSTSQPIFKDDLEKNNVTTESFLDIHSNITYIDSNTSNVLTNQTNHMYTNNMINSSPVSNVTENNDNINNSSQNNDPLVSEVFVINVTQDEIPNIIINGNITEIIEHPENLDSNIELHLSSNSSEEEIDDFQSPLLSGADDSEIHKPMRTRRIQIVQNRGKKFNPFRILG; from the exons TGGACACCACAGCTCAGTATGACGCAGTGCGAGCTTATTTGAAGGAACTGGACATCTCCAGCGCCGTTTGGGTCGGCCTCATTAGGAGCAATCCTGATGGTGACTTCACATGGAC AGACTACAGAGGATTAAGTGGCGAAGGATATTGGAGTTCAGCTCCGGATTCGAGGACGGCACCGCTTTGTGCCGCGGCCGACCCTGCTGCTGACTACCGCTGGGATGCGAGAGCCTGTGGAGGACCTTCCGTTGCTTCATTTATTTGTGAATTACCAG TACCGCAATGGGCGCTGGGTAGTGAAGGATGTATGCTAAAAGCTCTACCAGCACTGACTGTGCTATATCTACCAGAAAGTGCGGCTGTGCAGCTCACTACTGATTGTGGTTTGGCGGGAGTGCGACGAGTTCAATGTACAGGGAATGTT AAAAGAGAAGATCTACTCAAAGATTTATCATGCTCTGAAGATGTGTCAACTACTCTATGGAATGTTCACTTTACTGGAAATGATATGGAAACAACTACAGGTTTCGTGTTCGATGGAGACTCGGAAACGGACGAAAATATAATGACAGACCAACAAGAAGTTCAGCAAAGTACTGTAAAATCTTCAACAACGCAAACATTTAATTTGGTTACACAAAACGTACTAGCAAAGCAAAATCAACAAAATTCGATGTTCGATAAAGTTCCAGATTTGAATATAATCGAAAACAACAACATCTACAACAATTTACCAACCGGACCATATAAAACAGACTTTTCAAGTACTGAGTatgcaaataaattagaagATGAAAGACATATGCATCACAAGTTATTACACGATGAGCTGGCCCGACTTGGAAATTTCGaaagtatatttaatcaaGCTACTGATCATTTCGTACCACCACTAGTAATGGCAAAAGCTAAATTAAGTAACGACATGAATGCTATGTCTTTCGAAGAAAAGCTTGCGCAGGAGCACGAAGATTATGAAGAATTGTCGAAACATTCAAATGACATGAAATTAATCAACAAAAACAATGTAGCTACAACCCAAGTACCACAACATAAAACaacacataattttataattaatacgcAGGATCTTATACATGAAAATAAGGATAAAGAAATTACGAAAAAAGTAgtaccaaaaaaatatttttctaaacaaaCAAAGCCACTTGACGTTAAACGTAAATCACTTCCCATTTTGAACCTTAAAGTATCATTAGATGACGAAATCAATATTACTCCTACTTCTTCAATTACAACACTGAATAAAACAGTTATCACCCCTAAATATGacgtacaaaataaaacagacaACGATGAAAAAGATGAAACCTCAATTGAACTAACTGTAATTATTCGTGAACCttctacaaatttaaaagatatagAGTATAATTTATCAAATGGTACTGAtatgataacaaaatattctcaTGAAGTTTTGAACTCTTCTGTAACATATAATGATCTATCGGAACATACAGTAGTGATAACAAAACCTAATTCCACAATTGTAGGTAACGTAGAAATAATCCAAGagataaattctttaaatgaTAGTATTGTGGAATCCATTACATCGACAACAGACACTACCCATCATTCTTATGAAGTATTTAGCACCTCTAAACCATATACTAATGATTTTAATCATGCAGTTGTACAAACTACTAAAATTGATATCGTAAGTGGTGAAAGCATGCATGTAGTTAAATCAAaacatagtcaaatattcgaTTTAGAAAAGTCAACAAGCCAACCTATATTTAAAGATgacttagaaaaaaataatgtaactaCAGAGAGTTTCCTAGACATTCATTCTAACATAACATATATTGATTCGAATACTAGTAATGTTCTGACTAACCAAACAAACCATATGTATACCAACAATATGATTAACTCGTCACCTGTTAGTAATGTGActgaaaataatgataatattaataacagttCACAAAATAATGATCCTTTGGTATCCGAagtgtttgtaattaatgtaacTCAGGATGAAAtaccaaatattattataaatggaaATATTACAGAAATTATAGAACATCCTGAAAACTTGGATAGCAATATTGAGCTGCATTTGAGTAGTAATTCGAGCGAAGAGGAAATCGATGACTTTCAATCACCATTATTATCTGGAGCCGACGATTCTGAAATTCATAAGCCAATGCGCACCCGGAGGATTCAAATTGTTCAAAACCGCGGTAAAAAGTTTAATCCATTCCGTATTTTAGGTTAA